From a single Paraburkholderia sp. FT54 genomic region:
- a CDS encoding TetR/AcrR family transcriptional regulator has product MGVSRQQAIENRQSIIAAAEKLFRERGVDAVGLTELTKAAGFTQGGFYNHFESKDALVAAVMNKAMEDGAHRLVAAIEQSEAMGVDPIKRQIDWYLSPDHRAAIESGCPVSTFAGDVRRLGTEARKSYAEGVASNLDYLADALDGANKKERRRKAISILSQLVGTLILSRAVVDADKDLADEILKDGRRQLLLDLTDS; this is encoded by the coding sequence ATGGGTGTTTCAAGACAGCAAGCCATTGAAAATCGGCAATCGATCATTGCTGCTGCGGAAAAACTCTTCCGCGAGCGCGGCGTCGATGCGGTGGGACTGACCGAGTTGACCAAGGCCGCGGGTTTCACCCAAGGGGGCTTCTACAACCATTTCGAGTCGAAGGACGCGTTGGTGGCAGCGGTGATGAACAAAGCCATGGAGGACGGCGCACATCGACTGGTCGCGGCCATCGAACAATCGGAAGCGATGGGCGTAGATCCCATCAAGCGTCAGATCGATTGGTATCTTTCCCCCGATCATCGGGCCGCTATTGAGTCCGGCTGCCCGGTAAGCACCTTCGCCGGCGACGTCCGACGATTAGGCACGGAAGCGCGAAAATCTTACGCCGAAGGGGTTGCGTCGAATCTCGATTACCTCGCCGATGCACTTGACGGCGCAAATAAAAAAGAACGCCGAAGGAAGGCTATTTCGATCTTGAGTCAATTGGTCGGGACATTGATTCTGTCGCGCGCGGTGGTCGATGCTGATAAAGACCTGGCTGACGAAATATTGAAAGACGGTCGTCGACAATTGCTGCTTGATTTGACCGACTCTTGA
- a CDS encoding pirin family protein produces MLAPRRIVFRTGGSAHGGITRLASPSDIGELIKPFVFLDHAVVVPTGKPMFGFHPHSGIATLTTVLSGGISYADTTGKNGELPAGGLEWMKAGNGVWHDGNVLPGETVRLFQLWVALPPALENSPPESQYIAPAQVQREGPVRVILGRYGAAASDIRAPEGINYFHVQLRAGDTWRYVPPAGHNVSWLAIDTGRLNASEPIEAGQLAVFEESDGAPIELRAEDATSFVIGSAIRHPYPLVLGHYSVHTSTDALTQGEAEIRRIGRDLASQRRIAAARNA; encoded by the coding sequence ATGCTGGCGCCGCGCAGGATCGTCTTTCGCACCGGCGGCAGCGCGCACGGCGGCATTACTCGTCTGGCCAGTCCCTCCGATATCGGAGAATTGATCAAGCCTTTTGTGTTCCTTGACCACGCCGTGGTCGTGCCGACCGGCAAGCCGATGTTCGGGTTCCACCCGCACTCGGGCATCGCCACTCTCACGACCGTGCTGAGCGGCGGGATTTCCTATGCGGACACAACCGGCAAAAATGGCGAACTTCCAGCCGGCGGCCTCGAATGGATGAAGGCCGGCAATGGTGTCTGGCACGACGGAAACGTATTGCCAGGTGAAACCGTACGCCTCTTTCAACTCTGGGTCGCGCTGCCGCCCGCGCTGGAAAATTCGCCGCCGGAGAGTCAGTACATCGCGCCGGCCCAGGTCCAGAGGGAGGGGCCGGTTCGCGTAATTCTCGGCCGCTATGGCGCTGCGGCGAGCGATATTCGCGCGCCTGAAGGCATCAACTACTTCCACGTTCAACTGCGCGCCGGAGATACCTGGCGATATGTGCCGCCTGCCGGGCACAACGTCTCGTGGCTGGCGATCGACACGGGCCGCCTGAATGCGTCCGAACCGATCGAGGCCGGCCAACTCGCCGTCTTCGAGGAATCCGATGGGGCGCCTATCGAGCTGCGAGCCGAGGACGCGACGTCGTTCGTCATCGGCTCCGCGATCAGGCATCCCTATCCACTGGTGCTTGGCCACTACTCGGTGCACACGAGCACAGACGCGCTTACGCAGGGCGAGGCCGAGATTCGCCGCATCGGGCGCGATCTGGCCTCGCAGCGTCGCATCGCCGCGGCTCGAAATGCCTGA
- a CDS encoding enoyl-CoA hydratase-related protein, translated as MTIHYSKSAHVAIVTLDRPEALNALNLDSLKALRVALATARDDDDVRAIVLTGSGNKSFCVGADLKNTLPPETSFASSFVRPIERAAAEGIYVRMMDLTSLRLFKPMIAAINGYCLGGGLELALQCDLRIASDNAVFGLPEPVVASIPAVCGIQALQKAVPSAIAMKMLYTGSRIDAAYAERVGLVSDVAAPAALMDKALQIAGTIAANGPLAVQMIKKIVETSSNVPHAQAIEFTELAWGAMRDSEDRVEGRKAFAEKRSPSFKGR; from the coding sequence ATGACTATTCACTACAGCAAGTCAGCGCATGTCGCGATTGTCACGCTTGATCGCCCGGAGGCGCTTAACGCACTCAACCTCGACAGTCTCAAAGCACTGCGCGTTGCGCTCGCCACGGCGCGGGATGACGACGACGTGCGCGCCATCGTGCTGACCGGATCAGGCAACAAGTCCTTCTGCGTGGGGGCGGATCTCAAGAACACCTTGCCACCGGAGACGAGCTTTGCTTCGTCGTTCGTGAGGCCGATCGAACGCGCCGCAGCCGAAGGCATCTACGTGCGAATGATGGACCTGACATCGTTGCGCCTCTTCAAGCCGATGATTGCCGCGATCAATGGCTATTGTCTCGGCGGCGGGCTCGAACTCGCGTTGCAGTGTGATCTGCGGATCGCGTCGGATAACGCGGTGTTCGGCTTGCCTGAACCGGTCGTGGCGAGCATTCCGGCCGTGTGCGGCATTCAGGCCTTGCAGAAGGCCGTGCCCTCCGCCATCGCGATGAAGATGCTGTACACCGGTTCGCGAATCGACGCGGCTTACGCCGAGCGTGTCGGCCTCGTGTCAGATGTCGCCGCCCCAGCCGCGCTGATGGATAAGGCGCTGCAAATAGCAGGCACGATTGCAGCGAATGGCCCGCTTGCTGTGCAGATGATCAAGAAGATCGTCGAGACGAGCAGCAACGTGCCGCACGCGCAGGCTATCGAATTCACGGAACTCGCCTGGGGTGCGATGCGCGATTCGGAAGATCGCGTCGAAGGACGGAAGGCTTTCGCCGAGAAGCGCAGCCCGAGCTTCAAAGGACGCTAG
- a CDS encoding SDR family NAD(P)-dependent oxidoreductase, with product MNASHHSSEADNAEVAIVTGGAKGIGLGIARALAHHGRRIALFDLDRAALDQASTELAASGAEVIGLAVDVTKGESVNQAVDAVMERFGRVDVLVNNAGIVRDKRITKMSDEDWDIVIDVNLKSQFLCCRAVLTPMSTARYGRIVNIASRAWLGGVGQSNYSASKGGVVSLTRSLALEWASAGITVNAIAPGIVDTPLFRTFDSALQERLQKSVPAQRIGTPADIAQAVSFFAQREASYITGQTLYVCGGRSLSSPSV from the coding sequence ATGAACGCTTCACATCATTCATCCGAAGCCGATAACGCCGAAGTCGCGATTGTCACGGGCGGCGCCAAAGGCATCGGCTTGGGGATCGCGCGGGCGCTGGCGCATCACGGGCGGCGCATTGCACTGTTTGATCTCGATCGTGCGGCGCTCGATCAGGCATCGACTGAACTCGCGGCTTCCGGCGCCGAGGTCATCGGACTCGCCGTAGACGTGACGAAAGGCGAATCCGTGAATCAGGCCGTCGATGCCGTGATGGAGCGCTTCGGACGCGTCGACGTGCTGGTGAACAACGCGGGCATTGTGCGTGACAAGCGCATCACGAAGATGAGCGACGAAGATTGGGACATAGTCATCGACGTGAATCTGAAGTCGCAGTTCTTGTGCTGCCGCGCGGTACTCACGCCTATGTCGACGGCGCGCTATGGGCGCATCGTCAATATCGCTTCGCGCGCCTGGCTCGGCGGTGTGGGCCAGTCGAACTATTCGGCGTCCAAGGGCGGCGTCGTCAGTCTGACGCGTAGCCTCGCGCTCGAATGGGCCAGTGCGGGCATCACGGTCAACGCGATTGCGCCAGGCATCGTCGATACGCCGCTGTTTCGCACCTTCGACAGCGCGCTTCAGGAGCGTCTGCAGAAATCCGTACCCGCGCAGCGTATCGGCACGCCCGCCGATATCGCGCAGGCCGTGTCGTTCTTTGCGCAGCGTGAAGCGTCGTACATCACCGGACAAACGCTCTATGTGTGCGGCGGGCGTTCGTTGTCGTCGCCCAGCGTTTGA
- a CDS encoding LysR family transcriptional regulator, producing MLDGVTLDQLRTFIAAVDEGSFSAAGRKLRRAQSVVSQTLANLEAQLEVKLFDRTARYPQLTDAGKSLLLDARAVADTIDGFKARARAMREGLEPELSVAMDVMYPMDSLTSAAAQSQKEYPHTPLRLYVEALGGVMKLVLDQVCNIGVIGTLPIVTDELQVELVRELKLVTVVSPSHPLANRRGLVSAAAIKKHVQLVLSDRTALSQGSEFGVLSPSTWRLGDLGAKHAFLKAGLGWGHMPLHMVKEDLESGTLVTIRIEGLPREVVMPMKVVYRKDAPPGPAARAFIAQLGK from the coding sequence ATGCTTGACGGCGTCACTCTGGACCAGCTTCGGACCTTCATCGCGGCGGTCGATGAAGGCAGCTTCTCAGCGGCCGGACGCAAGCTCCGGCGCGCGCAATCAGTGGTCAGCCAGACGCTCGCGAATCTCGAAGCGCAGCTCGAGGTGAAGCTGTTCGATCGCACGGCCCGTTACCCGCAGCTCACCGACGCAGGCAAGAGCTTGCTGCTTGACGCCCGTGCCGTGGCTGACACGATTGATGGCTTCAAGGCGCGAGCCCGCGCGATGCGAGAGGGCCTGGAGCCCGAGCTCTCCGTGGCGATGGACGTGATGTACCCAATGGACAGTTTGACAAGCGCGGCGGCTCAATCCCAAAAGGAATATCCGCACACGCCGCTGCGGCTCTACGTCGAGGCGCTAGGCGGTGTGATGAAGCTGGTGCTCGATCAGGTTTGCAACATTGGCGTGATCGGCACTCTGCCGATCGTGACGGACGAACTGCAGGTCGAACTGGTGCGCGAGCTCAAGTTGGTTACCGTCGTCAGCCCGTCTCATCCGCTTGCAAATCGCCGGGGGCTCGTTTCGGCGGCCGCAATCAAGAAACACGTACAACTCGTCCTCAGCGACCGAACCGCACTGTCCCAAGGAAGCGAATTCGGTGTCCTGTCTCCCTCGACGTGGAGGCTCGGGGATCTGGGGGCCAAGCATGCATTTCTGAAGGCGGGACTGGGCTGGGGCCACATGCCTCTGCACATGGTCAAGGAGGATCTCGAAAGCGGCACCCTCGTGACGATCCGCATTGAAGGCCTGCCGCGCGAAGTCGTGATGCCGATGAAGGTTGTCTACCGGAAGGACGCGCCGCCGGGACCGGCTGCCCGCGCCTTCATCGCACAACTCGGAAAGTAG
- a CDS encoding ATP-binding protein, with the protein MIFRSHADEPLRHDARVLAALAAIVALIVFVIDAFTSLDIAIAVLYVVVVLLVASTGSRPAAILTAWSCVALTAIAFALSHDEHFSSSAAARCVVSLLAIAITSVLALRNQKNTATLQEQLQLLDLTHDAIVVYDMNDLITFWNHGAETLYGWTAREAIGQPIHELLRTHASISLDELRSELLRSDRWQGELQRVRRDGAAVIISIRLALWRDAKGKPRAVLATNNDITVRTQAEQALERSEAFLSDAQRLSRTGSIATRLPGGEMWWSDETYQIFDYSKDVTPSFQLILARSHPEDVALVRHAYQQSLAGVPLVDIEHRLAMPDGRVKYVHYVAHLAASQSAIPEYVGALMDVTEGRVAQEALDRSTAELAHVTRVTMLGELAASIAHEVTQPLAAIVTCGDAALRWLNRPQTDVKEAGQSITQMIHDARRASDVIRQIRAMAQKRDPSQAVLDLNAIVRESIGLVRRELDAHRVDVDTDYACPPPRVRADRVQLQQVIINLVMNGVQAMSGITGRPRELRIRTRHFDARHAQVIVEDSGTGISEENAGRLFNAFFTTKPEGMGMGLSICRSIVEAHGGQIWAESQEGKGAVLQFTLPLDEGTCHEQ; encoded by the coding sequence ATGATATTCCGCTCACATGCCGATGAACCATTGCGGCATGACGCGCGTGTACTGGCCGCTCTCGCGGCCATCGTCGCGCTGATCGTATTCGTGATCGACGCTTTCACGTCGCTGGATATCGCGATTGCAGTGCTATATGTGGTCGTGGTGCTGCTGGTCGCCTCGACAGGGTCGCGGCCTGCTGCGATCCTCACGGCATGGAGCTGCGTGGCGCTCACGGCGATCGCGTTTGCGTTGTCGCATGACGAGCACTTCTCGAGCAGCGCAGCCGCGCGCTGCGTCGTCAGCCTGCTCGCCATCGCCATCACGTCGGTGCTGGCGTTGCGCAATCAGAAGAACACCGCGACGTTGCAGGAGCAGCTTCAGTTGCTCGATCTGACGCATGACGCAATCGTCGTGTACGACATGAACGATCTGATCACGTTCTGGAATCACGGCGCGGAAACACTCTACGGATGGACCGCGCGCGAGGCCATCGGCCAGCCGATTCACGAGTTGTTGCGAACCCACGCGTCAATCTCACTCGACGAGCTTCGCAGCGAGTTGTTGCGTTCGGACCGCTGGCAAGGCGAATTGCAGCGCGTGCGCCGTGACGGCGCTGCCGTCATCATTTCGATCCGCCTGGCATTGTGGCGCGACGCGAAGGGTAAGCCGCGCGCCGTGCTCGCCACCAACAACGACATCACCGTCCGCACGCAGGCCGAGCAGGCGCTCGAACGCAGCGAAGCGTTCCTGTCCGACGCGCAGCGCCTGAGCCGCACCGGCAGCATTGCGACGAGACTGCCCGGCGGCGAGATGTGGTGGTCCGACGAAACATATCAAATCTTCGATTATTCGAAGGACGTCACGCCCAGTTTCCAGCTGATCCTCGCGCGCTCGCATCCCGAGGACGTCGCGCTCGTCAGGCACGCTTATCAGCAGAGCCTTGCGGGGGTGCCGCTCGTCGACATCGAACATCGCCTCGCGATGCCCGACGGAAGGGTTAAATATGTGCATTACGTTGCGCATCTTGCAGCGTCGCAGTCGGCGATTCCTGAGTACGTCGGCGCGCTGATGGACGTGACAGAAGGGCGGGTGGCGCAGGAAGCGCTTGACCGCTCGACGGCCGAACTCGCGCACGTGACGCGCGTGACGATGCTCGGCGAACTGGCCGCGTCGATCGCGCACGAGGTCACGCAGCCGCTCGCGGCGATCGTTACGTGCGGCGACGCCGCCCTGCGCTGGCTGAACCGTCCGCAGACCGATGTGAAGGAAGCCGGACAGTCGATTACGCAGATGATTCACGACGCCCGGCGCGCGAGCGACGTGATCCGCCAGATACGCGCGATGGCGCAAAAGCGCGATCCGAGTCAGGCGGTACTCGATCTGAACGCCATAGTGAGAGAATCGATCGGCCTGGTGCGACGCGAACTGGATGCCCACCGCGTCGACGTGGACACCGACTACGCCTGTCCACCGCCGCGGGTGCGTGCCGACCGCGTGCAGTTGCAGCAGGTCATCATCAACCTCGTGATGAACGGCGTGCAGGCGATGTCGGGCATCACGGGACGGCCGCGGGAATTGCGCATCCGCACGCGCCACTTCGACGCGCGGCACGCACAGGTGATCGTGGAAGACTCCGGCACCGGCATCAGTGAAGAGAACGCCGGGCGGCTTTTCAATGCATTCTTTACGACGAAGCCGGAAGGCATGGGAATGGGACTGTCGATCTGCCGCTCGATTGTCGAGGCGCACGGTGGCCAGATCTGGGCGGAATCGCAAGAGGGAAAGGGTGCGGTGCTGCAGTTCACTCTGCCGCTCGATGAGGGAACCTGTCATGAGCAGTGA
- a CDS encoding response regulator, producing MHTHRIVSIIDDDESVRIATSSLVRSLGWDVRLYASAEDFLAAGQMGDVACIISDVQMPGMTGLEMQRRLLDSGITLPIIFISAFVSETVRRQALDGGAMCVLSKPVDGAAVSHCLETLQAEGDELH from the coding sequence TTGCACACCCACCGGATAGTTTCCATCATCGACGACGACGAATCCGTCCGCATTGCCACTTCGAGCCTGGTTCGTTCGCTGGGCTGGGACGTCCGGCTCTATGCGTCGGCCGAAGATTTCCTCGCCGCCGGCCAGATGGGTGATGTCGCGTGCATTATCTCCGACGTGCAGATGCCTGGCATGACAGGGCTCGAGATGCAGCGGCGCCTGCTCGACAGCGGGATTACGCTGCCGATCATCTTTATCTCTGCTTTCGTCTCGGAAACGGTGCGCCGTCAGGCGCTGGATGGCGGCGCGATGTGCGTGCTGAGCAAACCTGTCGATGGCGCGGCCGTGTCGCATTGCCTCGAGACGCTTCAGGCCGAGGGCGACGAGCTTCATTGA
- a CDS encoding NAD(P)-dependent alcohol dehydrogenase translates to MPAMMKAAVFVEPGRIELADKPIPDVGPNDALIRITTTTICGTDVHILKGEYPVAKGLTIGHEPVGTIEKLGSAVVGYREGQRVIAGAICPNFNSYAAMDGNPSQDGSYLIPKGLCGCHGYKATAGWRFGNLIDGTQAEYVLVPDAQANLAPIPDGLTDEQVLMCPDIMSTGFKGAENANIKIGDTVAVFAQGPIGLCATAGARLLGATTIIAVDGNDQRLAVARKMGADITLNFTQCDVVDEIMKATGGRGVDSSIEALGLQATFESGLRILKPGGTLSSLGVYSTDLKIPLSAFAAGLGDHKINTALCPGGKERMRRLLNVVASGRVDLGALVTHHYKLDDIVSAYDLFANQRDGVLKVAIKPH, encoded by the coding sequence ATGCCCGCCATGATGAAAGCGGCCGTGTTCGTCGAACCCGGCCGCATCGAACTCGCCGACAAGCCGATTCCCGATGTCGGCCCCAACGATGCGTTGATTCGCATCACTACCACCACCATCTGCGGCACCGACGTCCACATCCTCAAGGGTGAATACCCCGTCGCCAAAGGCCTCACGATCGGTCACGAACCGGTTGGCACTATCGAAAAGCTGGGTAGCGCAGTGGTCGGCTACCGGGAAGGCCAGCGCGTCATTGCCGGCGCGATCTGCCCCAACTTCAACTCCTATGCCGCGATGGATGGCAATCCCTCGCAGGACGGCAGCTACCTGATTCCCAAGGGCTTGTGTGGCTGCCACGGTTACAAGGCAACGGCGGGCTGGCGTTTTGGCAACCTGATCGATGGCACGCAGGCCGAATACGTGCTGGTGCCTGATGCCCAGGCCAACCTCGCCCCAATCCCCGATGGTCTGACTGACGAGCAGGTGCTCATGTGCCCCGATATCATGTCGACCGGCTTCAAGGGCGCGGAGAACGCCAATATCAAGATTGGCGACACCGTGGCCGTGTTTGCGCAGGGGCCAATCGGCTTGTGCGCTACAGCAGGCGCGCGGTTGCTGGGCGCCACCACCATCATCGCAGTGGACGGCAACGATCAGCGACTGGCCGTTGCCAGAAAGATGGGGGCCGATATTACGCTCAACTTCACGCAATGTGATGTGGTCGATGAAATCATGAAAGCGACCGGCGGCCGTGGTGTCGATTCGTCAATCGAGGCGCTGGGCCTGCAGGCCACGTTCGAATCGGGTCTGCGCATTCTGAAGCCCGGCGGCACGCTTTCCAGCCTGGGCGTGTACTCGACCGACCTGAAGATCCCCTTGTCGGCATTTGCGGCTGGACTGGGCGATCACAAGATCAATACCGCGCTGTGCCCGGGTGGAAAGGAGCGTATGCGCCGCCTGTTGAACGTGGTGGCATCTGGCCGCGTCGATCTGGGAGCGCTGGTCACTCACCACTACAAACTCGACGACATTGTCTCGGCCTATGACCTCTTTGCGAACCAGCGCGACGGCGTTCTGAAGGTGGCAATCAAGCCGCACTGA
- a CDS encoding CoA transferase yields MLNGMRILAAGTREAVELSAAVLAQAGAQVAFARAVTLEDATHDVIIVSSDTCTADEKSVIARLKATGETIVCDITAMGSQCAGESPAYSDAQIQAMSGLMDTTGFSHGEPVRIGMPFTEISAALYASAAIAAALRVRRICGLNQHIGVSLFGCAVSALTTFLPAAFAGDPAERVGNRHPSCAPWNAYKTRDGWIVICTSTEEQWRKIRSAAAMPSLDDARFSTLRERVRHVEELDSLLDAWTSTMTTAKCASLCEGIGVAAGPIVSVDGLALEPNFALRHEDAAARMTAGGIDSETYRHVSLFRESRLSGKPHAAANRRDGVYPNAGALAGVNVIEIGQYTTAPLVGKHLAALGADVVKIEAPEGEVSRTWSPSQHGTSYFFALNNTDKRTMALDLKDADDRAHLRTLLADADVLVENLRPGALARLGFDRHALAEINPRLIYCSISGFGIETAYPSRPAFDTVIQAMGGLMDLTRSDGEPVKVGASAADILGGQAALFAIVARLAARSGDEGKFIEIAMQDVAAWSALFAAGNRRPAGVTESDVIRLQTLMQDAAFRDHALSTATDPYGHSWPVVKLPYQLSQTPAHVRRVPGATQRPMHRAGGMGTPPHRGIFSTRRIF; encoded by the coding sequence ATGTTGAATGGAATGCGGATTCTTGCAGCGGGCACGCGCGAGGCCGTCGAACTGAGCGCGGCGGTGCTCGCGCAAGCCGGGGCGCAGGTCGCCTTTGCTCGAGCCGTGACCTTGGAAGATGCCACTCATGACGTGATCATTGTCTCGTCGGACACGTGCACCGCGGACGAGAAAAGCGTCATCGCGCGGCTCAAGGCAACGGGCGAAACGATCGTCTGCGACATTACCGCGATGGGTTCCCAGTGTGCTGGCGAAAGCCCCGCGTATTCGGATGCGCAGATCCAGGCGATGAGCGGCCTGATGGACACGACCGGCTTTTCGCATGGCGAGCCGGTGCGCATCGGCATGCCGTTCACGGAGATTTCGGCGGCGCTGTACGCCTCAGCGGCGATTGCCGCGGCGCTGCGTGTCAGGCGCATCTGCGGATTGAATCAACATATCGGCGTGAGTCTGTTTGGGTGCGCCGTCAGTGCGCTCACGACCTTTCTTCCCGCGGCTTTCGCGGGCGATCCGGCCGAACGTGTGGGAAACCGGCACCCTTCCTGCGCACCCTGGAACGCGTACAAAACGCGCGACGGCTGGATTGTCATCTGCACGAGCACAGAGGAGCAATGGCGAAAGATCAGAAGCGCGGCCGCCATGCCCAGTCTCGACGATGCGCGTTTTTCGACCTTGCGAGAGCGAGTGCGGCACGTCGAGGAACTCGACTCCTTGCTTGACGCGTGGACATCGACGATGACGACGGCGAAATGCGCTTCGCTTTGCGAGGGCATCGGAGTCGCGGCGGGACCCATTGTGTCCGTGGATGGATTGGCGCTCGAACCGAACTTTGCATTGCGTCATGAAGATGCCGCGGCGCGCATGACGGCAGGGGGTATCGACAGCGAGACTTATCGCCATGTTTCGCTGTTTCGCGAGTCCAGGTTGTCCGGCAAACCGCATGCGGCCGCGAACAGGCGTGATGGCGTCTACCCGAACGCAGGCGCGCTCGCCGGCGTGAACGTGATCGAAATCGGTCAGTACACGACCGCGCCGCTGGTCGGCAAACATCTTGCGGCGCTTGGCGCCGATGTCGTGAAAATCGAGGCCCCCGAAGGGGAGGTCTCCCGCACGTGGTCACCCAGCCAGCACGGAACTAGCTATTTCTTCGCGCTCAACAATACGGACAAGCGAACCATGGCGCTCGATCTGAAAGATGCCGACGATCGTGCGCATTTGAGGACGCTGCTCGCGGATGCGGATGTGCTCGTCGAGAACCTGCGTCCCGGCGCGCTCGCCAGGCTGGGTTTCGATCGCCACGCGCTTGCCGAGATTAATCCGCGCTTGATCTATTGCTCGATATCCGGTTTCGGCATCGAAACCGCGTATCCATCGCGGCCCGCTTTCGATACCGTGATTCAGGCAATGGGCGGTCTCATGGATCTCACGCGCAGCGATGGAGAGCCTGTCAAGGTCGGCGCGTCGGCAGCAGATATTCTCGGCGGTCAGGCCGCGCTCTTCGCAATTGTCGCGCGACTTGCAGCGCGGTCGGGCGATGAGGGCAAGTTCATCGAGATCGCGATGCAGGATGTTGCCGCGTGGTCCGCGCTCTTTGCAGCGGGGAATCGGCGCCCCGCCGGCGTGACCGAAAGCGACGTGATACGCCTGCAAACGTTGATGCAAGATGCCGCTTTTCGCGATCACGCATTGAGCACCGCGACGGATCCGTACGGGCATTCGTGGCCCGTGGTCAAGCTTCCGTATCAGCTTTCGCAGACACCAGCGCACGTGCGCCGAGTGCCCGGTGCGACACAGCGGCCGATGCATCGAGCTGGTGGCATGGGGACTCCTCCCCACCGCGGAATTTTCTCGACTCGCCGGATCTTTTAG
- a CDS encoding LysR substrate-binding domain-containing protein yields MRTLPSLNALRAFEVCGRLLSVQLAAHELNVTPAAVSRQIKLLEDQLGVQLFERGHRSITLTPIGVRYLADILRGFETMRTATVNLTEVRRRRTLKIRGYTTFAMNWLLPHLSTFHREHPDVEVIFTTSLQPVDFNTEDVDAAIRLSHAPSSDIGSDRLVPNELVPVCSPDFLRAHADLNDATPEALSNVTLLHSLARREDWAKWLDEAKVSGVNPLGGLSYESSVLAYAAAMQGHGVAIAQRVLVANQLRDGTLVMPFSFILDLGSFTYYLVYPHEHLQKPEFAAFRDWLLSVSAASPDA; encoded by the coding sequence ATGCGAACCCTTCCCTCACTCAACGCGTTGCGAGCCTTCGAGGTCTGCGGCAGGCTGCTCAGCGTGCAACTCGCGGCGCATGAACTGAACGTCACGCCCGCTGCCGTCAGCCGGCAAATCAAGCTGCTCGAGGACCAGCTCGGCGTGCAGTTGTTCGAACGCGGCCACCGCTCAATCACGTTGACGCCGATAGGCGTTCGCTATCTCGCCGACATCTTGCGAGGCTTCGAAACCATGCGAACCGCAACCGTCAATCTCACCGAGGTGCGTCGTCGGCGCACGCTCAAGATTCGCGGCTACACGACGTTCGCGATGAACTGGCTGCTACCGCATCTGTCGACGTTTCATCGCGAGCATCCGGACGTCGAAGTCATCTTCACGACGTCGTTGCAGCCGGTCGACTTCAATACCGAAGATGTCGACGCGGCGATTCGTCTGTCGCATGCGCCTTCGTCCGATATCGGCTCGGACCGCCTCGTTCCGAACGAACTCGTGCCCGTGTGCAGCCCTGACTTTTTGCGCGCGCATGCTGACCTGAACGACGCCACGCCCGAAGCGCTCTCCAACGTGACGCTTCTGCATTCGTTGGCGCGTCGCGAGGACTGGGCGAAATGGCTCGATGAAGCCAAAGTGAGCGGCGTGAATCCGCTCGGCGGACTAAGCTACGAAAGCTCGGTTCTCGCATACGCCGCGGCGATGCAGGGACACGGGGTTGCGATCGCGCAGCGCGTGCTCGTTGCCAATCAGCTTCGTGATGGCACGCTCGTCATGCCTTTCTCGTTCATCCTCGATCTCGGCTCGTTCACGTACTACCTCGTCTATCCGCACGAACATCTGCAGAAACCAGAGTTCGCCGCGTTTCGCGACTGGCTGCTCTCGGTGAGCGCGGCATCGCCCGATGCCTAG